Proteins co-encoded in one Maylandia zebra isolate NMK-2024a linkage group LG16, Mzebra_GT3a, whole genome shotgun sequence genomic window:
- the zmp:0000001200 gene encoding dedicator of cytokinesis protein 9 isoform X4, with protein sequence MATPVHPETRKFTRGLGKPGTAAELRQSVSEVVRTSVLVVKPKVIEPLDYENVLVQRKTQILSDVLRDMLQFPLEDFEISTLRRQGRTLYPTVPENAEREAQSLFVQECIKTYKSDWHVVNYKYEDYSGDFRQLPNKVSRPDKLAVHVFEVDEDVDKDEDTASLGSQKGGITKQGWLYKGNMNSAISVTMRSFKRRYFHLTQLGDGSYNLNFYKDEKISKEPKGTIFLDSCMGVIQNNKVRRFAFELKMQDKSTYLLAADSEAEMEEWINTLNKILHSSFEIAMQEKRNGDIHDDDDLGKSDSSSGSMDSFQSTRDIESRMKNETRLKLFTLDPDTQKLDFSGIEPDVKQFEEKFGKRVLVNCNDLSFNLQSCVAENEEGPTTNVEPFYITLSLFDIQNGRKISSDFHVDLNHPSVRGMMPNNSSQYMNGGGDGRPDSQRLIHGMPEAAMQYPRQGVFSVTCPHPDIFLVARIEKVLQGGINHCAEPYMKSSDSTKVAQKVLKNAKLACNRLGQYRMPFAWGARPLFKDASGTLDKTARFSALYRQDSNKLSNDDMLKLLADFRKPEKMAKLPVILGNLDVTIDNVAPDLSNCVTSSYIPVKQFDVSEKSNIFFEVEEFVPCIAKCSQPFTIYNNHLYVYPKHLKYDSQKSFAKARNIAVCIEFRDSDEEEAVALKCIYGRPGGPLFTKNAFASVLHHQQNPEFYDEFKIELPTQLHEKHHLLFTFYHVSCDSNSKASTKKREQVEMQVGYAWLPLLKDGRVIMNESQIPVAANLPAGYLSCQEGASKHLGPEVKWVDGGKPLFKVSTHLVSTVYTQDQHLHNFFHYCQTIASGAQASGGELVKYLKSLHAMESHVMIKFLPTILNQLFRVLTSATQEDVAVNVTRVMIHVVAQCHEEGLEHYLRSYVKYVFKTEPYTSSTTRTVHEELAKAMTAILKPSTDFLTSNKLLKYSWYFFEALVKSMAQYLIESCKVKLSRNQRFSASFHHTVETLVNMIMPHITQKYKDNLDAARNANHSLAVFIKRCFNLMDRGFVFKQINNYINCFVPGDPKTLFEFKFEFLRVVCNHEHFVPLNLPMPFGKGRILRFQDLQLDYSLTDDFCKNHFLVGLLLREASAALQEFREIRQIAIQVLKSLMMKHAFDDRYTSKSQQARLVTLYLPLFGLLQENVNRLNVKEVSPFTVNHCTSNGRDDSLHTNTLMTPPRSSTFLDTGFHKDVFGAISGTASPHAASTPNINSVRHADSRGSLISTDSGNSLPERNNDKGSSLDKNQPASTLGSPLLRCDKLDQAEIKSLLMCFLHVLKSMSEDALFTYWNKASSSDLMDFFTLVEVCLHQFRYMGKRYIARNQDGAGPVAHERKSQTLPVSRNRAGMMHARLQQLSSLDNSYTFNHTYSHSDADVLNQSLLETNIATEVCLTVLDTLSIFIMSFKTQLCADHGHSPLMKKVFDVHLCFLRINQSETALKQVFTSLRTFIYKFPCTFFEGRADMCAAFCYEILKCCNSKLSSIRSDAAHLLYFLMKSNFDYTGRKSFVRTHLQVVIAVSQLIADVIGIGSTRFQQSLSIINNCANSDKTIKNTAFPSDVKDLTKRIRTVLMATAQMKEHERDPEMLVDLQYSLAKSYASTPELRKTWLDSMARIHVKNGDLSEAAMCYVHVAALVAEYLRRKGMFKQGCSAFRVVTPNIDEEAAMMEDVGMQDVHFNEDVLMELLEECADGLWKAERYELISDIYKLIIPIYEKRRDFEKLAHLYDTLHRAYSKVTEVMHTGKRMLGTYFRVAFFGQAAQYQFTDSEAEGFFEDEDGKEYIYKEPKFTPLSEISQRLLKLYSDKFGQENVKMIQDSGRINPKDLDSKYAYIQVTHVTPYLEEKELVDRKTDFEKSHNIRRFVFEMPFTISGKKQGGVEEQCKRRTILTTTHCFPYVKKRIAVMYQHHTDLSPIEVAIDEMSKKVAEIKQLCSSSEVDMIRLQLKLQGSISVQVNAGPLAYARAFLDDTCAKKYPDNKVKQLKEVFRHFVDACGHGLGINERLIKEDQQEYHDEMKANYRELARELSIIMHEQIIPVEDGMKSVLPDSLHIFNAISGTPTSATIQGIPSSSSVV encoded by the exons GTAAAACCAAAGGTGATCGAGCCGCTCGATTATGAAAATGTGCTGGTGCAGAGGAAGACGCAGATCCTTAGCGATGTCCTCAGAGACATGCTGCAGTTCCCCCTTGAGGACTTTGAG ATTTCAACTTTGAGGAGGCAAGGGAGAACCCTGTACCCCACAGTGCCTGAAAATGCAGAGAGGGAGGCCCAGAGTCTGTTCGTCCAAGAG TGCATTAAGACCTACAAGTCAGACTGGCATGTGGTCAACTACAAGTATGAGGACTATTCAGGGGACTTCCGACAGCTTCCAAA TAAAGTGTCCAGGCCTGATAAATTGGCTGTCCATGTATTTGAAGTGGATGAAGATGTCGACAAAGATGAG GACACAGCCTCCTTAGGCTCCCAGAAAGGTGGAATCACTAAACAGGGCTGGCTGTATAAAGGAAACATGAACAGTGCTATCAGTGTCACCATGAGG tcattcaaGAGGAGATATTTCCACCTGACTCAACTTGGAGATGGTTCTTATAACTTAAACTTCTACAAGGATGAGAAGATCTCCAAAGAGCCCAAAGGAACTATTTTCTTGGACTCCTGTATGGGTGTGATTCAG AACAACAAGGTTCGAAGGTTTGCTTTCGAGCTTAAGATGCAGGATAAGAGCACCTACCTGCTGGCTGCAGACAGCGAGGCGGAGATGGAGGAATGGATCAACACGCTCAATAAGATCTTGCACAGTAGCTTTGAAATCGCCATGCAGGAGAAGAGAAATGGAGACATTCACGATG ATGATGATCTTGGAAAGTCAGACAGCTCCTCTGGCAGTATGGACAGCTTTCAG AGCACAAGAGATATAGAGTCTAGGATGAAGAATGAAACCAGGCTGAAGCTGTTCACGCTGGATCCGGACACACAG AAACTCGATTTCTCAGGAATAGAGCCAGACGTGAAGCAGTTTGAGGAGAAGTTTGGCAAGCGTGTGCTGGTGAACTGCAACGACCTCTCGTTTAATTTGCAAAGCTGCGTGGCTGAGAACGAGGAAGGGCCAACAACAAAC GTGGAGCCATTCTACATCACCCTGTCGCTGTTTGACATCCAGAATGGCAGAAAAATCTCCTCTGATTTCCACGTTGACCTAAACCACCCCTCTGTCAGGGGCATGATGCCCAATAACAGCAGTCAGTATATGAACGGGGGAGGCGATGGCCGACCCGACAGCCAGCGGTTGATCCACGGGATGCCAGAAGCAGCCATGCAGTATCCCAGACAG GGAGTGTTTTCGGTAACATGCCCACACCCAGATATCTTCCTGGTGGCCCGCATAGAGAAGGTGCTTCAGGGGGGTATCAACCACTGTGCCGAGCCATACATGAAGAGTTCAGACTCCACCAAG GTGGCACAGAAGGTCCTGAAAAACGCCAAGCTGGCATGCAACCGGTTAGGCCAGTACAGGATGCCTTTTGCCTGGGGAGCAAG aCCTTTGTTCAAAGATGCTTCAGGGACTCTTGACAAAACTGCTCGCTTCTCCGCTCTATACAGACAAGACAGCAACAAACTGTCCAACGACGATATGCTCAAGCTGCTGGCTGATTTCAGGAA GCCGGAGAAGATGGCCAAGCTGCCTGTAATCCTAGGAAACCTCGATGTTACCATTGACAACGTAGCCCCAGACTTGTCAA ATTGTGTTACCTCATCCTACATCCCTGTGAAGCAGTTTGATGTCAGCGAGAAGAGCAACATCTTCTTTGAAGTGGAGGAGTTTGTGCCGTGCATTGCCAAATGTTCTCAGCCTTTCACCATCTACAACAATCACCTCTATGTCTACCCGAAGCACTTGAAATACGACAGCCAAAAGTCATTTGCGAAG GCTAGAAACATAGCTGTCTGCATCGAGTTCAGGGACTCGGATGAGGAAGAGGCTGTTGCACTTAAG TGCATCTACGGCCGGCCTGGAGGACCCTTGTTTACCAAAAATGCCTTTGCCTCCGTGTTACATCACCAGCAAAATCCTGAATTCTACGATGAA TTTAAGATTGAGTTGCCAACCCAGCTCCACGAGAAGCATCATCTTCTCTTCACCTTCTATCACGTCAGCTGCGATAGCAACAGCAAGGCCAGCACCAAAAAGAGAGAGCAGGTTGAGATGCAAG TTGGTTACGCCTGGCTCCCGTTGCTGAAGGACGGTCGGGTGATCATGAATGAGAGTCAGATCCCGGTTGCCGCCAACCTACCTGCCGGATACCTCAGCTGTCAGGAGGGTGCCAGCAAG CATTTGGGCCCTGAAGTGAAATGGGTGGATGGAGGAAAACCGTTATTCAAAGTTTCCACCCACCTTGTGTCCACTGTCTACACTCAG GATCAGCATTTGCACAATTTTTTCCATTACTGTCAAACCATTGCATCAGGCGCCCAGGCGTCAGGAGGAGAGCTGGTCAAATACCTGAAG AGTCTGCATGCCATGGAGAGTCACGTGATGATCAAGTTCCTGCCCACCATCCTCAATCAGCTGTTCAGGGTGCTAACCAGTGCCACCCAGGAAGACGTGGCAGTCAACGTCACCAG AGTCATGATTCACGTTGTGGCGCAGTGCCACGAGGAAGGTTTGGAGCACTACCTTAGATCTTACGTGAAG TATGTCTTCAAGACTGAGCCATACACATCCTCCACCACCCGAACGGTGCACGAGGAGTTGGCTAAAGCCATGACTGCAATCCTGAAGCCTTCCACTGACTTCCTCACAAGTAACAAGCTGCTCAAG TACTCCTGGTATTTCTTCGAAGCCTTAGTCAAATCCATGGCTCAGTACTTGATTGAGAGCTGTAAAGTAAAG CTGTCCAGGAACCAGCGCTTCTCTGCATCGTTCCATCACACTGTGGAGACCTTGGTCAACATGATCATGCCACACATCACGCAGAAATACAAGGACAACCTAGATGCTGCCCGGAATGCCAACCACAGCTTGGCAGTCTTCATCAAG CGTTGTTTCAACCTGATGGACAGAGGCTTTGTGTTCAAGCAGATCAACAACTATATCAACTGTTTTGTGCCTGGAGACCCAAAG ACTCTGTTTGAGTTCAAGTTTGAGTTCCTGCGAGTCGTGTGCAACCACGAGCACTTCGTCCCTTTAAACCTGCCCATGCCGTTTGGAAAGGGACGGATTTTGAGATTTCAAG ACCTCCAGCTGGATTACTCGCTGACGGATGACTTCTGTAAGAATCACTTCCTGGTTGGACTGCTGCTCAGGGAAGCCAGCGCAGCTCTGCAGGAGTTCAGGGAGATTCGTCAGATTGCCATCCAAGTGCTGAAGAGCCTCATGATGAAGCATGCATTTGACGATCGCTACACCTCAAAA agccAGCAGGCCAGGTTAGTCACCCTCTACTTGCCCTTGTTTGGTCTGCTCCAAGAAAACGTCAACAGGCTAAATGTGAAGGAAGTGTCGCCGTTCACCGTCAACCACTGCACCAGT AATGGAAGAGACGATTCTCTCCATACCAACACTTTGATGACACCTCCGAGGTCGAGCACCTTTCTGGACACCGGCTTCCACAAAGATGTTTTTGGAGCCATCTCTGGCACCG CTTCACCTCATGCGGCGTCCACCCCCAACATTAACTCTGTGCGCCACGCCGACTCTCGTGGATCGCTCATCAGCACTGATTCTGGGAACAGCCTGCCTGAGAGGAACAATGACAAGGGCAGTTCCCTTGACAAG AACCAACCTGCCTCGACCCTGGGAAGCCCGCTGTTGCGATGTGATAAACTGGACCAGGCAGAGATCAAGAGCCTCCTCATGTGTTTCTTACATGTGCTCAAAAGCATGTCTGAAG ATGCTCTGTTCACATACTGGAACAAGGCATCATCTTCTGACCTGATGGACTTCTTCACTTTAGTCGA AGTGTGCCTCCATCAGTTCAGATACATGGGAAAGAGATACATTGCAAG GAACCAGGATGGGGCAGGACCTGTTGCACATGAGCGGAAGTCTCAGACTCTTCCTGTGTCCCGTAACAGGGCGGGAATGATGCATGCCCGCTTACAGCAGCTCAGCAGCCTGGATAACTCATACACATTTAACCACA CCTACAGTCACTCGGATGCTGACGTGTTAAATCAGTCACTGCTGGAGACCAACATTGCCACTGAAGTCTGCCTGACCGTCCTGGACACACTCAGCATCTTCATCATGAGTTTTAAG ACACAGTTGTGTGCTGATCACGGCCACAGTCCACTGATGAAGAAGGTGTTTGATGTCCACCTCTGCTTCCTGCGGATCAATCAGTCAGAAACGGCCCTCAAGCAGGTCTTCACTTCACTGCGCACCTTCATTTACAAG TTCCCGTGCACGTTTTTTGAAGGGCGTGCAGACATGTGTGCTGCTTTCTGCTATGAGATTTTGAAATGTTGCAACTCCAAGCTGAGCTCCATTCGCAGCGACGCAGCCCATCTGCTCTATTTTCTCATGAAGAGCAACTTTGACTACACTGGTCGCAAGTCCTTCGTCCGGACACATTTACAG gtTGTGATTGCTGTCAGTCAGCTGATAGCAGATGTCATTGGTATAGGAAGTACTCGCTTCCAGCAGTCTCTGTCAATAATCAACAACTGTGCTAACAGTGATAAAACTATCAAG AACACAGCTTTCCCATCGGATGTGAAAGACCTGACTAAACGCATCAGAACAGTGTTGATGGCCACAGCGCAGATGAAGGAGCATGAGAGAGATCCAGAGATGCTGGTGGACCTGCAGTACAGTCTCGCAAAGTCTTATGCCAGCACACCTGAGCTGCGCAAGACCTGGCTTGACAGCATGGCCCGAATCCATGTGAAGAATGGAGACCTGTCTGAG GCAGCCATGTGCTATGTTCACGTTGCAGCACTCGTGGCAGAATACCTGCGAAGAAAAG GCATGTTCAAGCAGGGCTGCTCGGCGTTTCGTGTTGTGACTCCAAACATCGACGAAGAAGCCGCAATGATGGAGGACGTCGGAATGCAAGACGTCCACTTTAATGAA GACGTCTTAATGGAGCTTCTGGAGGAGTGCGCAGATGGGCTGTGGAAAGCGGAGCGTTACGAGCTCATCTCTGACATCTACAAGCTCATTATCCCCATTTATGAGAAGCGGAGGGACTTTGAG AAACTGGCTCACCTGTATGACACGCTGCATCGAGCGTACAGCAAGGTGACGGAGGTCATGCATACTGGGAAGAGGATGCTGGGCACGTACTTCAGAGTGGCTTTCTTTGGCCAG GCAGCG CAGTACCAGTTTACTGACTCAGAGGCTGAG ggcTTCTTTGAAGATGAAGATGGGAAGGAGTATATCTACAAAGAACCCAAATTCACGCCTCTTTCAGAGATTTCTCAGCGGCTCCTCAAGTTATACTCTGATAAGTTTGGTCAGGAGAATGTGAAGATGATTCAGGACTCTGGGCGG ATCAACCCCAAGGACCTGGACTCAAAGTACGCATACATCCAAGTGACACATGTGACTCCATACCTGGAGGAGAAGGAGCTGGTCGACAGGAAAACGGACTTTGAAAAGAGCCACAACATCCGTCGATTTGTTTTCGAGATGCCTTTCACCATTTCGGGCAAAAAGCAAGGCGGTGTGGAGGAGCAGTGCAAACGCAGGACTATACTTACCA CCACTCATTGCTTTCCGTATGTAAAGAAACGGATCGCGGTGATGTATCAACACCATACTGATCTGAGCCCCATCGAGGTTGCCATCGACGAGATGAGCAAGAAGGTGGCTGAGATCAAACAGCTGTGCTCCTCCAGCGAGGTGGACATGATCCGTCTGCAGCTCAAACTGCAGGGCAGCATCAGCGTCCAG GTAAATGCAGGACCTCTTGCGTATGCCAGAGCTTTTCTCGATGATACATGTGCCAAGAAATATCCTGATAACAAGGTCAAACAGTTGAAAGAGGTCTTCAG GCATTTTGTGGATGCGTGTGGCCACGGTTTGGGCATTAATGAACGACTGATCAAAGAAGACCAGCAGGAGTACCACGATGAGATGAAGGCCAACTACAGAGAACTAGCCAGAGAGCTGTCCATCATCATGCACGAACAA ATCATTCCAGTGGAGGATGGCATGAAAAGCGTTCTCCCAGACTCGCTTCACATCTTTAATGCCATCAGTGGCACACCAACCAGTGCCACCATCCAGGGCATTCCCAGCTCATCCTCTGTGGTTTGA